The Clostridia bacterium DNA segment TCGCGCTGCGCATGCGCGTGCCGCGCACCTACGTATCCAAGATCGAGAACGAAAAGGCCTGTCCAACGCTTTCTTCGCTGGAACGGCTGGCCAACGCGTTGCATGTGAGCGTCCCCGACTTGCTGAAAGGCGACGCGCACAATTTACAGGATGACATCCGCGAGTTGCAGTCTGACGAATTCATCGCGGAATTGATCGACCTGCTTCCCAAGCTGTCACCGATGGACTGCGCCACCATCATGGCACGCGTGCGCGACATGAGCATCATGCCACGACGAACTGCATAGTTCTCGATCAATGCGTCGCCAGTCAACTCAACCAACAAGAAGGCCGGAGCAAACGCTCCGGCCTGACTGCTTGTGGTCAAAAGCTAATCAATAGCTCCGGCGCCTTTTTTCCCTGTTTTTGACCAGTGGAAGATCATGCGCACGGCGACCTCGCGCGGACGGCCGATGTGCGTGCCGGAGAAAACGCTCTCGAAGTTGAACAGGTAGAAGCGGTCGAACATGTTGTTGACCGTCAACTGCAAGCTCACCGGGAATCGCCGTTCGCGCATCATGTCGTAGCCGAGCGCTAGTTCAAAAACGGAGCGTGGCTTTACCCGGAGCCGTACCGGATCCAACTGCTCTTGCAGGCGCGGGTCTAGTGAGTTGAACGTGGCCGGATTGAAATCGGTGGGGACTCCGCTGTCGTAGCGTCCGGTGAAGCTGCCCCATGCGCCCGATTTGTGCGAATAGGTGACTCCAAACTGCCCTTCGTTGCGCTCGTCATGATCGTTGGGGAACTGAATCCCCGGAACAAGCAACTCGGAACTCGCTTCGCCCAGAAACAGGCCACCTACGATCGGCGTCGTTCCATTCGACTTGGAATTGGCATAGCTCATGAAGCCGCTGAAGCCGTGAACCTCGGCCAGGTCAAGACGCACTTCGGTGCCGCGCACGTCGCCGCGAGCGATCGCGATCGGGAAGATGACGCCTGTTTCGAGAAACTGATCCTTATCGGAAAAGTTCTTGATGTTCTTCATGTATCGGGACACGTCGAAGCGAAGAAATCGTCCGAACTGCTGTTGTACGCCGAACTCATAAAAGTTCTGCCACTCGGGCGGCACAGCATGAGTGGTTCCGCTTGCAACAGGTGAAAACATCTGCCCGGCTTGCGAGGACGAGAGCAAGAGGTTTTCCGTTGGCGGCGTCTGGAACAAGCGGTTATACGAAGCGCGCACCACGGTGCCGGTCTGCTTGACGAAGTATGCGAGGCCCACCCGCGGACTCCAGGCGTCTTCACGCGTAATGATGTCGTAGTGGTCGTAACGCAGCCCCAGATCAACCGTCAGGCGATCGAATACCCTGAGGTGATCCTGCAAGTAGAACGCGGACTGGTTTCCTGTTTTCGCACCCGTAAACACGAATGGGCGGGAAAGCGGAAAAGCACTGGCGGGGTTGC contains these protein-coding regions:
- a CDS encoding helix-turn-helix transcriptional regulator, with the protein product MATTLAPVDSREVVRCDQCHLVQFRTNNNLCRKCKLSLDEEPEPVAMQPVIEPQPTSSHSTHLPVALAIRSLRLRAGLSQRQLALRMRVPRTYVSKIENEKACPTLSSLERLANALHVSVPDLLKGDAHNLQDDIRELQSDEFIAELIDLLPKLSPMDCATIMARVRDMSIMPRRTA